TTCCACTTGTAGGCAAAGCGCCATAAATGGAAAAAGGTGTCCCGTTGATATTTCGGGACACCTTCTTTTTTGACTGCTAGGTCGTTGTCTGCCGCCAGTTCGGCCATCGCCATTCCAACAGCGGCCGCACGAGCCGGACGACCGGCTTGCTTCCAAGGATGAGCATCATGGCAACCGACAGTGCAAGCAGAAGCGGATAGCCGTGCACATCCATAATAAAGTCTGGGAATGGCGTCTCGTGCAAATATTTTAAAATAAACCCGTGCAAGATATAGATGTAAAACGTGCGCGCCCCGAGCACGGAAAAGGAGAAGCGACGGCTCGGGATGAGCGACAGAAAGCCAAACATCATGAGCAGGCTCGCCCCATAAATGGCGAGGCGGCTCGCAATGCCGGCTGATTCCGAGACGCCGAGCGTATCGTACGATTTCGAGCCGTACAGCCAATCTTGCGGCAAATCCGGAAACCCGAAATGGATGACGAAAAACATGCCAACAAGCACGAATAGCGAAACGAGGCGCACTGGGGCGGCAAACAAGCGCTCGATCGCCGACTTTTGAAAGAAAAATCCAAGCAAAAAGAACGGGAAAAACGTGAGCGTTCGCGACAAGCTCAGCCATTTTTCCACTTCCATCATCCCGCCGGCAAGGCCGAAAAGAAGCGCCATCGGCAATGCGATCCGCTTTGGCAGCCGGCCGAACCATAACAGCAGCACGTTCCAGCTAAACAGGCTGAGCAAAAACCATAAACTCCAATGCGGGGTCAATAAGTCAAGTTCCAGCGACTGTTTGTCATACAGGAAGAAATAGTAGATCGAATACACCAGCTGGAACAGAACGTACGGGATGAGCAATTTTTTCGTGATCTTTTGCAAGTAGCCGTGCTCGTGGAATTTTTTTGCGAAATAGCCGGAAATGAAAACGAACGCCGGCATGTGGAAAAAGAAAATCCACGTATACAAGCTGTGCACCCATAAGACGTCATCAATGTACGGGCGCAGAAAGTGGCCAAACACGACGAGGAGCATGAGCGCGCATTTTGCGTTGTCAAAATAATAGTCCCGCTCCTTCATAGTGTTTCCTCCTTTCTGTACACACCAATTCGAATCATACTCCTTCTTTTTGAGGGAGTCAACGCAGGAAACGAAGCGATGGGATGTCCGCTGTCATCAGTTTGCCAAAGAAAGGTGATGATTCGGTGAAAAACGATCGGCGCGAAATAGGCGATATGACGCAGTTGCTTGAAATCATCAACGCCAAAGGAGACGAAGGCGAGCTTCATGAGATTGTCTGCAACGACGAGTTGTTTTGGAAAAGCTTGCGGGCACAGGCAGAAGACAGTGCGAAAGGAGGGGAGTAAATGGAACTGTTGCGGGCGAAGCGAATGGCTGAAGCCGGGGAGATCGTTCCGGTGATGTATAAAGGGAAACAAGTGGTGATTCAGCACGTCGATGATGAGCGCGAAATGGCTCGCGTTTATTTCACCGATGAGCCGGAACACGAACAAGACGTACCGGTGCGACTGCTTGAGGAACAATGAGAGATGTGCAAATTGTCGCCGTTTTGTCAAGGGAAAGACGATGACACTGTCTGTTCTTCTATGGTATAATGATTCAAGAAACGACGCTTGAACATTGGAGTGACAAACATGAACATCGGCTTTGGAGAAATTGCGCTCATCGTCTTTTTCGCTTTGCTCATTTTCGGGCCGAAAAAGCTGCCGGAGTTAGGACAAGCGGCCGGGAAAACGCTGCGCGAATTTAAGAATGCGACAAAAGGCATCATCGACGATGACGAGACGACAAAAGCGCAAAAATAAGAGGTTGGGCATAGAGGCCTGGCCTCTTATTTTTGCATTTCGTCCGTGACCAGCCATTTCCTCCGCGATGCGGCAAAAAAGAGACAAGCTCTGTCAAGGGGCGCCATATACATATATATGGAGGCATGTTGGCTCGTTGGGATAAGCCGTGGCGGAGGGGTTTCGTGATGATCAAAAAAATGGCGGCGGTGATTGTCGGCAGTCTGCTTCTTGGCGTTGGCATCAACGTCTTTTTAGTCCCTCACCATTTGCTTGATGGGGGGATGATCGGGCTCGGGCTGATCGCCAAATACGTGTGGCACGTTCAGGCTGGGTTGACGATGATCGTCTTAAGCGTTCCGCTTTATGCAGCCGCATGGTTTTACTACCGCCCGTTTTTTTACAACAGCTTGCACGGACTTTTATTTTCCTCATGGATGATTGACGTATTGTCCGTTTTGCGCGGCGTGGTGGTGTTGGATCCGCTTTTGAGCGCGGTCATCGGCGGGGTGCTGGTCGGCGCGGGCATCGGCTTGATGCTGCGCGAGGAGACGAGCACGGGCGGGACCGACCTGCTCGCCCAGTTTATCGCTAGATGGACGAACTGGAACGTCGGGATCATCATTTTTGTCATTGACGCCTGCATTATTTCAGCTGGGAGCATGATCATCGACTCAGTGCCGTTTGTCCACTCGCTTGTCGTCGTCACGGTCGTCGGAGCGGTGACGACGATGTTGACGTGCGAAAAAACGATGGGGGTATAGCCCGAATCCCCATCGTTTTTCGTTTCAGCAGAAATTTAGGCGCGCCTCTATGGAATATGGCATCGCTTGCCGGCGTGGGCTGTTCGCCCCCAGAGGCGCCGTTTCCGGCTGTTCGCTGATTTATGCTGTGGGGGAGTTTTAACATCGTTCGCACAGGAGATGAGAATTTTGTCCGTTTGACCTTTCCCAGCGACGAGTTCCCCAATCATTGGCGGAAGGAGCATCGGTTATTGCTTAGCCAGCTCGAGCGCGCGGTAGACGTTAATCAGCCCATAGCCGTAATACGGATCTTTTCCTCTCTCTCCCAAATCGTCAGCGCTTTCGAGAATAATGTCGCGCACTTCATCGTTCGAAAGCCGCGGGTTGACGGAGCGGATCAAAGCGGCGAGCGCGGTGACGTGCGGCGCGGCCATCGACGTGCCGGAAAGGGCGGC
Above is a window of Geobacillus thermoleovorans DNA encoding:
- a CDS encoding acyltransferase family protein, whose amino-acid sequence is MKERDYYFDNAKCALMLLVVFGHFLRPYIDDVLWVHSLYTWIFFFHMPAFVFISGYFAKKFHEHGYLQKITKKLLIPYVLFQLVYSIYYFFLYDKQSLELDLLTPHWSLWFLLSLFSWNVLLLWFGRLPKRIALPMALLFGLAGGMMEVEKWLSLSRTLTFFPFFLLGFFFQKSAIERLFAAPVRLVSLFVLVGMFFVIHFGFPDLPQDWLYGSKSYDTLGVSESAGIASRLAIYGASLLMMFGFLSLIPSRRFSFSVLGARTFYIYILHGFILKYLHETPFPDFIMDVHGYPLLLALSVAMMLILGSKPVVRLVRPLLEWRWPNWRQTTT
- a CDS encoding H-type small acid-soluble spore protein codes for the protein MELLRAKRMAEAGEIVPVMYKGKQVVIQHVDDEREMARVYFTDEPEHEQDVPVRLLEEQ
- a CDS encoding twin-arginine translocase TatA/TatE family subunit; amino-acid sequence: MNIGFGEIALIVFFALLIFGPKKLPELGQAAGKTLREFKNATKGIIDDDETTKAQK
- a CDS encoding YitT family protein; its protein translation is MIKKMAAVIVGSLLLGVGINVFLVPHHLLDGGMIGLGLIAKYVWHVQAGLTMIVLSVPLYAAAWFYYRPFFYNSLHGLLFSSWMIDVLSVLRGVVVLDPLLSAVIGGVLVGAGIGLMLREETSTGGTDLLAQFIARWTNWNVGIIIFVIDACIISAGSMIIDSVPFVHSLVVVTVVGAVTTMLTCEKTMGV